In a single window of the Dysgonomonas mossii genome:
- a CDS encoding peroxiredoxin family protein, with amino-acid sequence MESKFPLLVLNKKRNLMIRNSLTALIVSFILTLAIVSCGKKNQHYIEKIIEKMENGGTSEEIVEVELYTVDSLNFVSLDSLGLTKQYINAWIKLYVDKSGTEKLVRDSKRLIGRLEKQSPENIEIFIKVIAHNNALREYPDATAAIVAYAYGIDVPADGYSEIATRLLVSTRLPGNKAPQIEGLQSMTGVNSTLILFYDGSCGICQHLLDELADNYSKLTERGIRVVTISADGSNEAFEQNIRKYPWPDKLCDYQSFSGVNFKRFGIAATPEMLVIDKDGMVVDQYSNLQETKLLN; translated from the coding sequence ATGGAAAGTAAATTTCCATTGCTCGTTCTGAATAAAAAAAGAAACTTGATGATTAGGAATAGTTTAACCGCTTTAATCGTATCTTTTATACTTACTCTTGCGATTGTCTCGTGTGGGAAAAAGAATCAGCATTATATAGAGAAAATAATAGAAAAAATGGAGAACGGAGGGACATCCGAAGAAATTGTAGAAGTAGAACTTTATACGGTTGATTCACTCAATTTTGTCTCACTCGATTCGCTTGGTCTCACAAAACAGTATATAAATGCCTGGATAAAACTGTACGTGGATAAGAGTGGAACAGAAAAGTTAGTTAGAGATTCAAAGAGACTAATAGGTCGCTTGGAAAAACAATCTCCGGAAAATATAGAAATTTTTATTAAAGTTATTGCTCATAATAATGCTTTGAGAGAATATCCAGATGCTACAGCGGCTATTGTTGCTTATGCTTATGGAATAGATGTGCCGGCCGATGGATATAGTGAAATTGCAACACGTCTTCTTGTGTCCACTAGACTTCCCGGAAATAAAGCTCCTCAGATTGAAGGATTACAATCTATGACGGGGGTAAATTCGACTTTAATTTTATTTTACGATGGTAGTTGTGGTATTTGTCAACATTTATTGGATGAGCTGGCAGATAACTACAGTAAATTGACAGAAAGAGGAATCAGAGTTGTGACAATATCTGCAGATGGGAGTAATGAGGCTTTTGAACAGAATATTCGAAAATACCCATGGCCAGATAAATTATGCGATTATCAATCGTTTAGCGGTGTAAACTTTAAACGTTTTGGTATAGCAGCTACTCCTGAGATGCTTGTGATAGATAAAGATGGAATGGTAGTAGATCAGTATAGTAATTTGCAAGAAACAAAATTATTGAATTAG
- a CDS encoding FimB/Mfa2 family fimbrial subunit — translation MKHLKYIPLLFLILLVSMQYSCIDQKLEDCLPENKDIRVYFEYTPRIYSGTILDTKEVNDVKLYIFDKDGNFMQEKHDAQPSFGTNYYMTISLQPGTYTFVSWINLEDPYKQNSYSNLDERRVYIEKDKDDTVRTNPPALFYAYRTSVDVKEEQDQSVRLSLTRNTNTINIKTKNFVPSSNDYKLIITARNGIYKFDNSFASDTEVVHYTSSLLIGGDQQLSGSQNILRLSKDRKDPILKILSPINSQIVYQANLMTLIEKVNEGGEVIDIENTHTYDILLTFARPYVPGQSNMDITVTINGWVVNMDNTELQ, via the coding sequence ATGAAACACTTGAAATATATACCGCTATTATTTCTGATTCTGTTAGTTTCAATGCAATATTCTTGTATTGACCAGAAGCTGGAAGATTGCCTTCCCGAAAATAAAGATATACGTGTATATTTTGAATACACACCTCGAATCTACTCAGGTACTATTCTGGATACAAAAGAAGTAAACGATGTAAAGCTTTATATATTTGATAAAGATGGCAACTTTATGCAAGAAAAGCATGATGCTCAACCATCATTCGGAACAAATTATTACATGACTATTTCTCTTCAGCCAGGCACATACACTTTTGTTTCATGGATAAATTTAGAAGATCCATATAAACAAAACAGCTACTCGAATTTAGATGAAAGACGAGTATATATTGAAAAAGATAAAGATGATACTGTCCGAACAAATCCTCCGGCATTATTTTATGCCTACAGAACATCGGTAGATGTAAAAGAAGAGCAAGATCAAAGTGTGAGATTGTCTCTTACAAGAAATACAAATACAATAAATATTAAGACGAAAAATTTCGTACCAAGCAGCAACGATTACAAGCTGATTATAACAGCACGTAACGGTATTTATAAATTTGACAACTCATTCGCTTCCGATACGGAAGTGGTTCATTATACAAGTTCTCTGCTAATTGGCGGAGATCAACAATTGTCAGGTTCTCAGAATATACTCAGATTGAGTAAAGACCGTAAAGATCCTATCCTGAAAATTCTAAGTCCTATAAACAGCCAGATTGTCTATCAGGCCAATCTGATGACTCTTATCGAAAAAGTGAATGAAGGCGGAGAGGTGATAGATATCGAAAATACACATACATATGACATTCTATTGACATTTGCTCGCCCTTATGTTCCCGGGCAATCCAATATGGATATAACGGTAACCATTAATGGATGGGTCGTAAATATGGATAATACAGAATTACAATAA
- a CDS encoding FecR family protein, with translation MDNIPTKQYYKLISRFFENRYSEKLENKIHAWLVNPENSEEKQKAMHRLWDSLDNQEDLSSKQEYEKITKKLGFNKKKRMSQHPYYWLRVAVVVLPLLLLIGIYNLTKDVQKDKDKQVVVVDVPYGKHEEVRLACGSQIWIKPGSKIKYNENSNDSARIINLEGQAYLSVTRQKDMPFIVRTKYLDVKVLGTQFNVSAYPDDQSTVVTLNKGSIAIRTIDNREFKLKPNQQFVLNNTTKEGIIRDLDTNVVKDIADWTNGKIVFNNETLKAIALTLKREFDIDVEIDKDVDLNRSYTLTIDQSDNITEIIEIFRCLDNSLSYKIEKNTVYISNNKTE, from the coding sequence ATGGATAATATACCAACTAAGCAATATTATAAGCTTATAAGCCGGTTCTTTGAGAATAGATACTCCGAGAAGTTGGAAAATAAGATACATGCATGGCTGGTTAATCCTGAAAATTCTGAAGAAAAGCAAAAAGCTATGCATAGGCTCTGGGATTCATTAGATAATCAGGAAGATTTATCTTCTAAACAAGAATATGAAAAGATTACAAAAAAACTAGGCTTTAACAAAAAGAAAAGAATGAGCCAACACCCTTATTATTGGCTTCGTGTAGCAGTAGTGGTTTTACCTTTACTACTATTGATAGGAATATATAATTTGACGAAGGATGTTCAGAAAGATAAAGATAAACAGGTGGTTGTAGTTGATGTTCCTTATGGCAAACATGAAGAGGTGAGGCTCGCTTGCGGTTCGCAGATATGGATTAAGCCGGGGAGTAAAATTAAATATAATGAAAATTCGAATGACAGCGCAAGAATTATTAATCTGGAAGGGCAAGCTTATTTATCAGTAACAAGGCAGAAGGACATGCCATTTATAGTACGCACAAAATATCTAGATGTAAAGGTCCTTGGAACCCAATTTAATGTATCGGCATATCCTGATGACCAATCAACTGTTGTAACACTAAATAAGGGTTCGATTGCTATACGAACTATTGATAATAGGGAATTTAAACTAAAACCGAATCAGCAGTTTGTATTAAATAACACAACCAAAGAAGGGATCATACGTGATCTGGATACAAATGTAGTTAAAGATATTGCGGATTGGACGAATGGAAAGATTGTATTTAATAATGAAACACTAAAAGCAATTGCCTTAACGCTTAAACGAGAGTTTGATATTGATGTAGAAATTGATAAAGATGTCGATCTCAATAGAAGTTATACACTAACGATAGACCAATCGGATAATATAACTGAGATAATAGAGATATTCAGATGTCTGGATAATAGCTTATCCTATAAAATAGAAAAAAATACGGTATATATAAGTAATAATAAGACAGAATAA
- a CDS encoding FISUMP domain-containing protein → MKQIFFYILPLLLVLIGCRDDYEEGDHFPVSKEGKVQVPFSISMPAQLPKTYALDENDENEVRSIDILAFKVSGNDETFAYRAQAEQGSIVDDGVNNKKKFVVTLFKDGTQTYRFVALANAKDQLDNAFAGGITVGASKDAIMQQLQLTGINKWNVNNGTAGYLPIPMWGETPNNIIIQDNTTITDLKLLRMVAKINVKIDPSISENSFALSSVSLYNYYSSGRIVPDAENLVPGSSSSVEKPTVTGTTTKGPIDYEGSGIVTNNSIINNIYTFESLVPKTASEVNLSKVTTLVLGGKYNGSTEVSYYRVDIANGKTYLDILRNHLYTINITKVKSAGYRTKEDAFNSRPINIEAEVVVWDEAAIGNIEFDGQFMLAVSQGQFDFTKSAYTTFSDDNTVSIKTDYKSNDGSVQGWKVTSIIDDSGNPINDWLKTSVNKGDANVTTDMQLILTENNSGANRLGYITISAGRLTYKIEVRQSMVPPLELRLKKLNGVEINELIFESQSAGIIPASQQFVASWMPIDRECSLTYLGLGGKPFSFGSGSDTPGLNGILNTSSGGTGKQTFTIVPTALTQAEIDANPLIEKASKIDFTLSNGAGFTTKTIYLRQIRYGVQSVLNQYYILDNSQQSMRIKSNSLWKIKSVSDPQSLLISFDMNQNGGYNVAGGDLLLFTLRKPSTEADLSSYIIFTLFDPAGKYEDVQVQINPVACGINGVAVPLKIGNRSYLTHMYGTKCWMVENSKEGTASAVYFGGAISGTNWRNGSTYPPSASNGQYYYSDNNRYSACPAGWHLPATGEASSLINLVTQDIANTQGKKGAQWWAGPAITGLNSSNVNATLTGGAFYWVSDSYYTWSSWSQLGYWWINGGTNLVGSSTKLTSETGRSTTAILPVRCVQD, encoded by the coding sequence ATGAAGCAAATATTTTTTTATATACTACCATTACTTTTGGTACTAATCGGCTGTCGTGACGATTATGAAGAAGGAGATCACTTTCCCGTATCGAAAGAAGGTAAAGTACAAGTCCCATTTAGCATAAGTATGCCGGCTCAATTGCCAAAAACATATGCATTGGATGAAAACGATGAAAATGAAGTTAGATCTATTGATATATTGGCTTTTAAAGTGAGTGGAAATGACGAAACCTTCGCTTATCGCGCACAAGCCGAGCAAGGATCGATAGTCGATGATGGAGTTAATAATAAGAAAAAGTTTGTTGTTACTCTCTTTAAAGATGGTACCCAGACATACCGATTTGTTGCTTTGGCTAATGCGAAAGATCAGTTGGATAATGCTTTTGCCGGAGGTATTACTGTGGGGGCGTCTAAAGATGCCATAATGCAACAATTGCAACTTACAGGTATAAATAAATGGAATGTAAATAATGGAACTGCCGGATATTTACCGATTCCGATGTGGGGAGAAACGCCTAATAATATAATAATTCAAGATAATACTACAATTACAGACTTGAAGTTATTACGTATGGTTGCCAAAATTAATGTCAAAATAGATCCATCAATAAGCGAGAATAGTTTTGCTCTATCAAGCGTGTCTTTATATAACTATTATAGCTCGGGAAGGATTGTTCCTGATGCGGAAAATCTTGTGCCAGGTAGCAGCTCATCCGTAGAAAAGCCCACAGTAACAGGTACAACAACTAAAGGGCCTATCGACTATGAAGGCTCTGGTATAGTTACAAACAATAGTATTATTAATAACATATATACTTTCGAATCTTTAGTGCCGAAGACTGCTTCTGAAGTGAATCTGAGTAAAGTAACAACTTTGGTGCTGGGAGGCAAATATAATGGTTCTACCGAGGTTAGTTATTATCGTGTTGATATCGCTAACGGGAAGACCTATTTGGATATATTACGAAATCATCTATATACAATAAATATAACCAAAGTGAAATCGGCAGGGTATCGTACCAAAGAAGATGCATTCAACTCCCGTCCTATCAATATTGAGGCGGAGGTTGTTGTCTGGGATGAAGCTGCGATTGGCAATATTGAATTCGATGGGCAGTTTATGCTTGCAGTTTCTCAAGGGCAGTTTGACTTTACAAAAAGTGCTTATACTACATTTAGTGATGATAATACAGTAAGCATTAAGACTGACTACAAAAGTAATGATGGTAGTGTACAGGGGTGGAAAGTAACTTCTATCATCGATGACAGCGGTAATCCTATAAACGATTGGTTAAAAACTTCAGTTAATAAAGGTGATGCTAATGTTACTACCGATATGCAACTAATTCTGACTGAAAATAATTCGGGGGCAAATCGACTAGGATATATTACTATCAGTGCCGGAAGGCTCACTTATAAGATTGAAGTGAGACAAAGTATGGTTCCTCCACTCGAACTGAGATTGAAAAAATTGAACGGTGTAGAAATCAATGAGCTTATATTTGAGAGTCAATCGGCAGGTATAATTCCTGCTAGTCAACAATTTGTAGCTTCGTGGATGCCTATTGATAGGGAATGTAGCTTGACTTATTTAGGATTGGGCGGAAAGCCTTTTAGCTTTGGTTCAGGTTCTGATACTCCCGGATTGAATGGTATACTTAATACTTCTTCTGGAGGTACAGGAAAACAAACTTTTACGATTGTTCCTACAGCTCTGACTCAGGCCGAAATAGATGCAAATCCTCTTATAGAGAAGGCATCTAAAATTGACTTTACTCTATCTAATGGAGCCGGTTTCACTACCAAAACGATCTATTTGCGCCAAATACGCTATGGGGTACAGTCTGTACTAAATCAATATTATATCTTAGATAATTCACAACAAAGTATGAGGATAAAGTCGAATAGCTTGTGGAAAATCAAAAGCGTGAGTGATCCTCAATCATTATTGATTTCATTCGATATGAACCAAAATGGAGGCTACAACGTAGCAGGCGGCGATCTTTTACTTTTTACTTTAAGAAAACCGTCTACAGAAGCTGATCTTTCGTCGTATATCATATTTACACTTTTTGATCCTGCAGGTAAATATGAGGATGTGCAAGTGCAGATTAATCCTGTGGCTTGCGGTATAAACGGAGTAGCAGTTCCTTTGAAAATCGGTAATCGATCTTATTTGACTCATATGTATGGAACGAAATGCTGGATGGTAGAAAACTCTAAAGAAGGTACAGCAAGTGCTGTGTATTTTGGTGGAGCTATTAGTGGGACGAATTGGAGAAATGGATCTACTTATCCGCCATCAGCAAGTAATGGACAGTACTATTATTCGGATAATAATAGATATTCAGCATGTCCTGCCGGGTGGCATTTACCTGCAACTGGAGAAGCTTCAAGTCTAATAAATCTGGTAACTCAGGATATAGCAAATACCCAAGGAAAGAAAGGTGCTCAATGGTGGGCAGGACCGGCTATAACAGGACTAAACTCTTCGAATGTAAATGCTACATTAACAGGAGGTGCTTTCTATTGGGTTTCGGATTCTTATTATACATGGTCAAGCTGGTCTCAGCTAGGTTATTGGTGGATAAATGGTGGAACAAATTTAGTTGGAAGTTCGACCAAATTAACTTCTGAGACAGGACGGAGTACTACGGCTATCTTGCCTGTACGTTGTGTACAAGATTAA
- a CDS encoding DUF3575 domain-containing protein: MQLYNKMYPLMYGYRLYMLKTMLLLLCLYALPALSAQESSVTVVGQNISVSEILSQIESQTKYSFAFVNSNFNTNRKITIRLHDADLKTVLDKLLADTDYTYTIRKNLIFLSTTKTSKKKENLVYAKDTKESPAVSVKVDKELNEEIKIMPVDLSLPSEGNYVTLESISSAKDSLDLNKMVDILNNLTDWRPIQAKTPLWAVKSNLLLDMTSSIAFGTEIKVGERYSIDMSFSYNPWEFNVNKNMKHILVQPEIRYWLCEPFSGHFFGLHGVYAHYNLTGLPFSDYMKSSRLQGDLYGVGFSYGYQWSMSKRWSLEGNFGMGYVHADYDRYACKSCKKFLGSESKNFFTPTKASLSVIYFIK, encoded by the coding sequence ATGCAACTATATAACAAAATGTATCCACTTATGTATGGATATAGGCTTTACATGCTCAAAACGATGCTTCTTTTACTTTGTCTCTATGCATTACCCGCACTATCGGCACAGGAGAGTAGCGTGACAGTTGTAGGACAAAATATTTCGGTGAGTGAAATTCTCTCTCAGATAGAATCTCAAACAAAATATTCTTTTGCCTTTGTAAACTCCAACTTTAACACAAACCGTAAGATAACAATTAGGTTGCATGACGCTGATCTGAAAACTGTTTTAGATAAATTGTTAGCAGATACGGACTATACTTATACTATACGGAAAAATCTTATTTTTTTATCTACGACTAAAACCTCGAAAAAAAAGGAAAACCTTGTTTACGCAAAAGATACTAAAGAAAGTCCGGCTGTATCTGTTAAGGTCGACAAAGAGTTGAATGAGGAAATAAAAATAATGCCTGTTGATCTTTCATTACCATCAGAGGGCAACTATGTCACTTTGGAATCGATATCCTCAGCAAAAGATTCTTTGGATTTGAACAAAATGGTTGATATTCTGAATAATCTGACAGATTGGAGACCAATTCAAGCGAAGACTCCTCTATGGGCAGTAAAAAGTAACTTGTTGTTGGATATGACTAGCTCGATTGCTTTTGGAACAGAAATCAAAGTCGGAGAAAGATACAGCATCGACATGTCTTTTAGTTACAATCCATGGGAGTTTAATGTAAACAAGAATATGAAACATATACTTGTACAGCCTGAAATTCGGTATTGGTTATGTGAACCTTTCAGTGGTCATTTCTTCGGATTGCATGGCGTCTATGCTCATTATAATTTGACTGGGCTTCCATTCTCGGATTATATGAAAAGCAGTCGTTTGCAGGGAGACTTATATGGTGTTGGATTTAGTTACGGATATCAATGGAGTATGTCTAAACGTTGGTCGCTCGAAGGAAATTTTGGAATGGGCTATGTGCATGCTGATTATGATCGATATGCCTGCAAGAGTTGTAAAAAGTTTTTAGGCAGTGAGAGCAAAAACTTCTTTACTCCCACTAAGGCTTCATTATCTGTGATTTATTTTATTAAGTAA
- a CDS encoding Mfa1 family fimbria major subunit (Members of this family are fimbrial shaft proteins (major subunit proteins), found in the Bacteriodetes. The family is named for Mfa1 from Porphyromonas gingivalis, and is related to but distinct from the family of FimA from the species.), whose amino-acid sequence MKVFFNYLIATSALIAGFTSCSNDDDLTGKGGNPTPNGKATTFTLSIAQPKTYATDVNATADENMMTSVDVFIFNDSDVLEKRERLSSSDFTSSTDNEYTANRTIATTVGAKKIYVGVNLSDELARDVASRGLTAIYQVSSANDLMNTANGFAMFSKVASNPTFVEETDTNAATANKVSATVSRLLAKVAVEKGAGLQYNVLGGTVSDLQFSLSNITKLYYVLPSASTFSPTNTLADFYKENAYKAVNANGTTITTANVSYALENISAQSLEGYSTYTSIRAKFLPTKVVKLSVAGNGSSGLVSETAPVNPQTFYVVSNAGVKYYFIDQIDAAAYDATINGTTPTMSTYQDGYCFYKAYLNPAHNYNIFRNNLYKVNITAINGLGQSGDNIDNPGHEISKPTNITVDIVVEPWAENTQNSEIL is encoded by the coding sequence ATGAAAGTATTTTTCAACTATTTAATTGCAACTTCAGCTCTGATAGCCGGTTTCACAAGTTGCTCCAATGATGATGACCTAACAGGTAAGGGTGGAAATCCTACTCCTAATGGTAAAGCTACAACTTTTACTCTTTCGATAGCTCAGCCAAAAACTTATGCAACAGATGTGAATGCTACTGCCGATGAAAATATGATGACTTCAGTTGATGTATTCATCTTTAATGATAGCGATGTCCTTGAGAAACGTGAACGTTTGAGTAGTTCAGACTTTACCTCGTCTACAGATAATGAGTACACAGCTAACAGGACAATTGCAACAACAGTAGGAGCAAAAAAAATCTATGTGGGTGTTAACTTATCAGACGAATTAGCAAGAGATGTTGCAAGCAGGGGGCTGACTGCAATATATCAAGTTTCAAGTGCAAATGATTTAATGAATACTGCAAACGGTTTTGCTATGTTCAGTAAAGTTGCATCAAATCCTACTTTTGTAGAAGAGACTGATACTAATGCTGCTACAGCAAACAAAGTATCTGCAACTGTATCTCGTTTATTAGCAAAGGTAGCCGTAGAAAAAGGCGCAGGATTGCAATATAATGTATTGGGAGGAACAGTATCTGACTTACAATTTTCACTAAGTAACATTACGAAATTATATTATGTACTTCCTAGTGCTTCAACGTTTAGTCCGACCAATACACTAGCTGATTTTTATAAAGAAAATGCTTATAAAGCTGTAAATGCAAATGGTACAACCATTACTACAGCAAATGTATCGTATGCTTTGGAAAATATATCTGCGCAGAGTCTCGAAGGTTATTCTACCTACACATCTATCCGTGCAAAATTTTTACCAACTAAAGTTGTAAAACTAAGTGTTGCCGGAAATGGTTCTAGCGGATTAGTTAGTGAAACGGCTCCTGTTAATCCCCAAACATTCTATGTTGTATCAAATGCCGGTGTTAAATATTATTTTATAGATCAAATAGATGCTGCTGCTTATGATGCTACAATAAATGGGACTACTCCAACTATGAGTACCTATCAAGACGGATATTGTTTTTACAAGGCCTATTTGAATCCGGCACATAATTATAATATTTTCCGTAACAACCTTTACAAAGTAAATATTACTGCAATAAATGGTTTAGGACAAAGTGGAGATAATATCGATAATCCGGGTCATGAAATATCTAAACCAACTAACATTACAGTTGATATAGTGGTTGAGCCTTGGGCAGAAAATACTCAGAATAGTGAAATTTTATAA
- a CDS encoding RNA polymerase sigma-70 factor translates to MENQITYKLLEALHKGNHKAFETIFLKYFPKVKYYINGFVKSVAVAEELTQNVFVKVWENHDSFTITSKGIKGFDSYIYTIAYRQTIDYIRGKQIRESFYNERIVLPLDLVNAEDEYIAKETMLLVEMEIENMPEKQRTIYKMSRNQGIPNDKIAEQLEISKRTVENQLSLAMRKIRNVLSFFF, encoded by the coding sequence TTGGAGAATCAGATAACATACAAATTATTAGAAGCTTTACATAAAGGGAACCATAAAGCATTTGAAACTATATTTCTGAAGTATTTTCCGAAAGTAAAGTATTACATAAATGGCTTTGTAAAGTCTGTTGCTGTTGCAGAAGAACTAACTCAGAATGTATTTGTCAAAGTTTGGGAGAATCATGATTCGTTTACGATAACTTCTAAAGGGATTAAAGGCTTTGATTCATATATATACACGATTGCCTATCGCCAAACGATCGATTACATCCGAGGCAAACAGATTCGCGAATCATTTTATAATGAACGAATAGTATTACCCTTAGACTTAGTAAATGCTGAGGATGAGTATATAGCAAAGGAAACCATGCTGCTGGTAGAAATGGAAATAGAAAATATGCCTGAAAAGCAGCGAACTATATATAAGATGAGCAGAAATCAAGGGATACCGAACGATAAGATAGCCGAACAGCTAGAGATAAGTAAAAGAACAGTCGAAAATCAATTGAGCTTAGCAATGAGAAAAATTAGAAATGTACTATCATTTTTCTTTTAA
- a CDS encoding DUF3868 domain-containing protein produces MKRILIFILFTIIVLNVSAKGYTGRIIFISNEVKEENDSLHIYFKVNIRAGAVSDCTAMYLTPQLLSNESIMEFPYMLISGNKKYNLIERWRSLNKDKFENIVPYTTIIPNQFTDTLLTYDFKIPYEMWMDSAHFVINQEVTGCRNESHLFTFLMNNKVKLKSQPPYQVNPFVSYIEPKYESKILTIHGDAYLDFQVGKSVILPQYRHNQEELEKIDTLVKGIINDPDLKIKSLFIEGYASPEGLYATNDRLSYARAISLKNYMKDKFGFSESCFRISNITEDWDRLKQLVLQSNITYKNEIINIIDNADTSDGYEFELRKLANGVPYKQMSDELFPQLRRVEYNINVTVKNYTLDQSKSLFRKKDSQLNQLELYEIAQSYGEGSKEFVEILVDTIPKYYPGDQTANNNAGAALILVNELSLAKRNLLNAGSNPSTLNNLGVIFLKEGDLDQAEDLFRRALTGGVSEANHNLQELQIKREDNLKLERYNK; encoded by the coding sequence ATGAAACGAATATTAATATTTATACTATTTACAATCATTGTATTAAATGTTTCTGCAAAGGGATATACAGGACGAATCATTTTTATAAGTAACGAGGTAAAAGAAGAGAATGACAGTCTTCATATATACTTTAAAGTAAATATCCGTGCAGGTGCTGTCAGTGATTGTACTGCCATGTATTTAACACCTCAGTTACTTTCGAATGAATCAATTATGGAGTTCCCCTATATGCTAATTTCCGGAAATAAGAAATACAATCTAATCGAAAGATGGAGGTCTTTAAATAAAGATAAATTTGAAAACATTGTTCCCTATACAACCATTATCCCCAATCAGTTTACAGATACATTACTTACTTATGATTTTAAAATTCCGTATGAGATGTGGATGGATAGTGCACATTTTGTAATCAATCAAGAGGTAACAGGGTGTAGAAATGAAAGTCACTTGTTTACTTTTCTGATGAACAATAAGGTAAAATTAAAATCTCAGCCCCCTTATCAGGTAAATCCGTTCGTTTCTTATATAGAGCCAAAATATGAATCTAAAATACTTACAATACACGGAGATGCATATCTTGATTTTCAGGTGGGGAAATCTGTTATTCTTCCTCAATATAGGCATAATCAGGAGGAGTTAGAGAAAATAGATACTTTGGTAAAAGGTATTATCAATGATCCTGATTTAAAAATAAAAAGCCTATTTATTGAAGGTTATGCTTCTCCTGAAGGTTTATATGCCACGAATGATCGTTTGTCTTATGCACGGGCAATATCCTTGAAAAACTATATGAAAGATAAATTTGGTTTTTCGGAAAGCTGCTTTCGGATAAGTAATATTACTGAAGATTGGGATAGGCTTAAACAGCTGGTACTTCAATCGAATATTACATACAAGAATGAAATAATAAATATTATAGATAATGCAGATACTTCTGATGGATACGAGTTTGAACTGAGAAAACTAGCAAATGGAGTACCTTATAAACAAATGTCAGACGAATTATTTCCTCAATTGAGGCGTGTTGAATATAATATAAATGTGACGGTTAAAAATTATACACTCGATCAGTCCAAAAGTTTATTTCGAAAAAAAGACTCACAACTCAATCAATTGGAACTTTATGAAATAGCTCAAAGCTATGGTGAAGGGAGTAAAGAATTTGTAGAGATATTAGTCGATACTATTCCAAAATATTATCCCGGCGATCAAACGGCAAATAATAATGCAGGTGCAGCTCTTATCTTAGTAAATGAATTGTCTCTAGCTAAAAGAAATCTGTTAAATGCAGGCTCTAATCCATCCACATTAAATAACCTTGGTGTCATTTTTTTGAAAGAAGGAGATCTGGATCAGGCTGAAGACTTGTTTCGAAGGGCTTTAACAGGAGGGGTTTCAGAAGCAAATCATAATCTACAGGAGTTACAGATCAAACGAGAAGATAATCTCAAATTGGAACGATATAATAAGTAA